A single genomic interval of Neosynechococcus sphagnicola sy1 harbors:
- a CDS encoding DUF2092 domain-containing protein, producing MPMLGLFLLQVCLLPLSGLWISQLASAQTPQPKSPSAQNPSTPASSQPALEPKALAILKATSDRLAAAQTMTFTAVSTYESPSRIGPPLVYTTTSDVTLQRPDKLKVISPGDGPPSQFYYDGKTITAFAPNENLVAIKQAPPTIDAALQAAYEDGAVYFPFTDVLVANLYKDITDGLKSAFYVGQSKVIGGTTTDIIAIANDKVFAQVWIGTTDKLPRMIRAVYKDDPSRLRHQVAFSNWKLDVPIAANAFTSPHTTTAKKIEFKAPDPPPAPSTPSRPAFEPPRLTQ from the coding sequence ATGCCAATGCTTGGGCTGTTTCTGCTCCAGGTTTGTTTGCTGCCGCTCAGTGGCCTCTGGATAAGTCAACTGGCCAGTGCTCAGACCCCTCAGCCAAAGTCACCATCAGCGCAGAATCCATCGACTCCAGCGAGTTCTCAGCCAGCCCTGGAACCGAAAGCACTGGCGATTTTAAAAGCGACCAGCGATCGCCTTGCAGCTGCCCAGACGATGACCTTTACTGCCGTCAGCACTTACGAAAGTCCCAGTCGCATCGGGCCTCCCCTGGTTTACACCACGACCTCAGATGTCACGTTGCAACGTCCGGATAAACTGAAGGTAATTTCCCCCGGTGACGGCCCCCCTTCACAGTTCTATTACGATGGCAAAACCATCACGGCCTTTGCACCCAATGAAAATCTGGTTGCCATCAAGCAAGCACCACCTACCATTGATGCGGCTCTCCAAGCCGCCTACGAAGATGGGGCGGTATATTTCCCCTTTACGGATGTGCTGGTGGCCAATCTCTACAAGGATATTACCGATGGCCTGAAGTCAGCCTTTTACGTTGGACAGTCGAAGGTGATTGGCGGTACTACCACGGACATAATCGCGATCGCCAATGACAAGGTATTCGCCCAGGTCTGGATTGGCACCACTGATAAGCTGCCCCGGATGATTCGTGCCGTCTACAAAGACGATCCATCTCGCTTGCGGCATCAAGTGGCCTTCTCGAACTGGAAACTGGATGTTCCCATTGCCGCCAATGCCTTTACATCCCCTCATACCACAACGGCTAAAAAGATTGAGTTCAAGGCTCCTGACCCACCGCCTGCTCCATCGACTCCTTCTCGGCCAGCTTTTGAGCCGCCCAGACTGACTCAATAG
- a CDS encoding MFS transporter, whose amino-acid sequence MQGIPIGEDRPSLLHRIDPWSDFKAGLHYLRHDRRISSALMQLTLLYSVFAALMVLAINLVQVLGLKSNQFGFLLAAAGVGMVLGAGLLGQWGDRYSRQPLPLLGFLIMGLALAVFTLVHHLAIGLGLSVLLGIGAAMIGVPMQTLIQKQTPESMRGKVFGFQNNLVNIALSVPLAIAGPLTDWLGLRGVLLGMSLLVMVGGGWAWQRGNPMFQDAI is encoded by the coding sequence TTGCAGGGAATTCCCATTGGAGAGGATCGTCCCTCACTCCTGCACCGGATCGATCCCTGGAGTGATTTCAAAGCCGGACTCCACTACCTAAGACACGATCGCCGCATCAGCAGTGCCCTGATGCAACTTACCCTTCTCTATTCGGTATTTGCAGCTCTCATGGTGCTCGCAATTAACTTGGTGCAGGTTTTGGGTCTGAAGTCGAACCAGTTTGGGTTTCTCTTGGCTGCGGCGGGGGTGGGTATGGTCTTGGGAGCTGGCTTGCTCGGGCAATGGGGCGATCGCTATTCCCGTCAACCCCTCCCCCTTCTAGGCTTTCTGATTATGGGTTTGGCGTTGGCTGTCTTCACCCTGGTACATCATTTAGCCATCGGTCTGGGCTTGAGTGTGCTTTTGGGAATCGGAGCCGCCATGATTGGGGTGCCGATGCAAACACTAATCCAAAAACAAACCCCAGAATCAATGCGGGGCAAGGTATTTGGCTTTCAAAATAATCTGGTGAATATTGCCCTGAGTGTACCGCTGGCGATCGCAGGCCCCCTCACCGACTGGCTCGGTCTACGGGGTGTCCTCCTGGGGATGAGCCTGCTGGTCATGGTGGGGGGAGGCTGGGCTTGGCAACGGGGGAACCCGATGTTCCAGGATGCGATCTGA
- a CDS encoding NADP-dependent oxidoreductase yields the protein MKAVRIHTYGGSEVLSYEDAPRPEIADDDVLIQVYAAAVNPVDWKIREGYLQGFLHHQLPLILGWDVSGVVEAVGAKVTTFNPGDHVYSRPNIERDGTYAEYVAVKASEVAFKPTSIDHVHAAAVPLAAITAWHALFETAQLTAGQRVLIHAAAGGVGTYAVQLARWKGAEVIGTGSARNRDFLMQLGATEVVDYQTTAFETVVDPVDVVFDTMGGEVQARSWQVVKPGGMLVSVVTPPPEETAAAHNCRSAFVFIQPRGDWLTAIAQLIDAGQVTPIVEVVLPLSQVAEAHHLSQNGHTRGKIVLQVKA from the coding sequence ATGAAAGCAGTACGCATTCACACCTACGGAGGTTCTGAGGTTCTGAGCTACGAAGACGCACCACGACCGGAAATTGCAGACGACGATGTACTGATTCAGGTTTATGCTGCTGCCGTTAATCCGGTTGACTGGAAAATTCGGGAGGGCTATCTCCAAGGTTTTCTGCATCACCAACTGCCGCTGATCTTAGGCTGGGATGTTTCAGGGGTTGTGGAAGCGGTGGGTGCTAAGGTCACGACCTTTAATCCAGGAGATCACGTCTACTCTCGTCCGAATATTGAACGCGATGGTACCTATGCCGAGTACGTTGCTGTCAAGGCTTCCGAAGTTGCCTTCAAACCCACAAGTATTGATCATGTCCATGCAGCGGCGGTTCCGCTCGCCGCAATCACGGCATGGCATGCACTGTTTGAAACGGCACAGTTGACTGCAGGGCAACGGGTCTTGATCCATGCGGCAGCGGGTGGGGTTGGAACCTATGCAGTGCAATTGGCCCGGTGGAAAGGGGCTGAGGTCATTGGCACAGGTTCAGCGCGGAACCGAGACTTCCTGATGCAGTTGGGAGCAACCGAGGTGGTGGATTACCAGACCACTGCATTTGAAACCGTGGTGGATCCGGTCGATGTGGTGTTTGACACCATGGGGGGAGAAGTGCAAGCGAGATCGTGGCAGGTTGTGAAACCTGGTGGGATGCTAGTTTCGGTTGTGACACCCCCACCCGAAGAAACAGCCGCCGCCCATAATTGTCGCAGTGCCTTTGTCTTTATTCAACCGCGAGGGGATTGGTTAACCGCGATCGCCCAACTGATTGACGCAGGCCAGGTAACTCCGATTGTTGAGGTTGTGCTTCCCCTGAGTCAGGTCGCCGAGGCACACCATTTAAGCCAGAACGGACATACACGGGGAAAGATTGTGCTTCAGGTCAAAGCGTGA
- the ilvB gene encoding biosynthetic-type acetolactate synthase large subunit gives MNRGAAHAADGYARATGEVGVCFATSGPGATNLVTGIATAHMDSIPMVVVTGQVSLAAIGTDAFQETDIYGITLPIVKHSYVVRDPKDMGRIVAEAFHIASTGRPGPVLIDVPKDVGLKTFDYTPVEPGSVKLPGYRPTVKGNSRQVPQALALIRQARRPLLYVGGGAITATAHGEIQQLAEYFQIPVTTTLMGKGAFDESHPLSLGMLGMHGTAYANFAVSECDLLIAVGARFDDRVTGKLAEFASRAQVIHIDIDPAEVGKNRGPQVPIVGDVRSVLIEIMRRIQEEQIPAESGLTQAWLQQIQSWRQDYPLVIPTYADSLAPQQVIVEVGRQAPHAFYTTDVGQHQMWAAQFLKTGPRRWISSAGLGTMGYGLPAAMGAKMALPDETVICISGDASFQMNFQELATLAQYGIHVKTVIINNGWQGMVRQWQEAFYGERYSSSNMEVGMPDFVLLAQAFGIKGMLLQEPSQLPTVIAEMLAHDGPVLVDARVRRNENCYPMVAPGKSNAQMVGLPEQRQPAAAIPMTCHHCGTKNPVNHHFCPACGTKL, from the coding sequence ATGAACAGGGGGGCAGCCCATGCCGCCGATGGCTATGCCCGTGCGACGGGAGAAGTGGGTGTCTGCTTTGCAACCTCTGGCCCAGGAGCCACCAACTTAGTCACGGGGATCGCGACGGCACACATGGACTCGATCCCAATGGTGGTGGTCACCGGCCAAGTCAGTCTCGCGGCCATTGGTACCGATGCCTTCCAAGAAACCGACATTTATGGCATTACCCTGCCCATTGTCAAGCATTCCTATGTGGTACGTGACCCCAAGGACATGGGGCGGATTGTGGCGGAAGCATTCCATATTGCCAGTACGGGGCGACCCGGCCCTGTTTTAATCGATGTCCCCAAGGACGTGGGTCTGAAGACCTTTGACTATACGCCGGTAGAACCCGGTAGCGTCAAACTTCCTGGCTATCGTCCCACGGTTAAGGGAAATTCCCGTCAGGTGCCCCAAGCCCTTGCCCTGATCCGTCAGGCTCGACGACCTCTGCTGTACGTCGGGGGAGGAGCGATCACCGCCACTGCCCATGGCGAGATTCAACAGTTGGCTGAATACTTCCAAATTCCGGTGACCACCACCCTGATGGGGAAGGGAGCCTTTGACGAAAGCCATCCTCTTTCCCTGGGGATGTTGGGAATGCACGGCACCGCCTATGCCAATTTTGCCGTCAGTGAGTGTGACTTGCTGATTGCGGTGGGGGCTCGTTTTGATGACCGAGTGACCGGGAAACTGGCTGAATTTGCCTCTCGGGCGCAGGTGATCCACATTGATATTGATCCAGCAGAAGTAGGCAAAAATCGCGGACCTCAGGTGCCGATCGTCGGAGATGTGCGATCGGTTTTAATCGAGATTATGCGCCGGATTCAGGAAGAGCAAATCCCTGCTGAGTCAGGTCTCACCCAAGCCTGGTTGCAGCAAATTCAGTCTTGGCGACAGGACTATCCCCTGGTGATACCTACCTATGCAGACAGTCTCGCTCCTCAACAAGTGATTGTGGAGGTGGGTCGTCAAGCTCCCCATGCCTTCTATACCACCGATGTCGGTCAGCATCAGATGTGGGCGGCTCAGTTTTTGAAGACAGGGCCGCGCCGCTGGATTTCCAGTGCAGGACTGGGAACCATGGGCTATGGACTTCCGGCTGCCATGGGAGCCAAGATGGCTCTACCCGATGAAACGGTCATTTGCATCAGTGGCGATGCCAGCTTCCAAATGAATTTTCAGGAATTGGCAACCCTGGCACAGTACGGAATTCATGTCAAAACGGTAATTATCAATAATGGCTGGCAGGGGATGGTGCGCCAGTGGCAGGAAGCCTTCTATGGGGAGCGCTACTCTTCCTCCAATATGGAAGTTGGCATGCCTGATTTTGTCTTACTTGCTCAGGCGTTTGGGATCAAGGGCATGCTGCTCCAGGAGCCATCTCAACTACCAACCGTGATTGCTGAAATGCTCGCCCACGATGGCCCTGTATTAGTGGATGCTCGGGTGCGCCGGAACGAAAATTGCTACCCCATGGTGGCACCCGGCAAGAGTAATGCCCAAATGGTCGGGTTACCTGAGCAGCGGCAACCAGCAGCTGCTATCCCCATGACTTGTCATCACTGTGGTACTAAAAACCCCGTCAATCATCACTTCTGTCCCGCCTGTGGCACCAAGCTCTAG
- a CDS encoding DUF2092 domain-containing protein: MHIINSIFIVGTILLSSPLVVAAQPVSFNPSPDARANQIFSQTCNFLKAQKFFSFDLDITYDNVLNSGQKVQYSAYQIVKVRKPNSLQVDYKGDQRNTRFYYDGKTFTWLNTDDNLYATQPAPATIDDTVALLETQYGITLPLSNLVVSDPCKIIRGNIEHIEYVGSGFVNRTPAHHLFITGKDRDWQLWVREGEKAIPLKIVITYKDQPSQPQYTAIFSNWNSNPTIPKNSFSFVAPPDAGQINFLQIDHTNDLPKK, encoded by the coding sequence ATGCATATCATCAACAGTATTTTTATTGTCGGCACTATTCTGTTGTCTAGTCCACTAGTAGTTGCTGCCCAACCTGTCTCATTTAACCCCTCGCCGGATGCTCGAGCAAATCAAATTTTTAGTCAGACCTGTAATTTCTTGAAGGCTCAGAAATTCTTTAGCTTTGATCTTGATATTACCTACGATAATGTATTGAACTCTGGGCAGAAAGTACAATACAGCGCTTACCAGATTGTCAAAGTACGAAAGCCTAACAGTTTACAGGTTGATTATAAGGGTGATCAAAGAAATACCCGTTTCTACTACGATGGCAAGACTTTTACATGGTTAAATACTGACGATAATCTCTATGCCACTCAACCTGCTCCAGCTACCATAGACGACACGGTTGCTCTGCTCGAAACACAATACGGCATTACTTTGCCGCTCTCAAATTTAGTTGTTAGCGATCCTTGCAAAATTATTCGGGGCAATATTGAGCATATTGAATATGTCGGCTCAGGTTTTGTTAATCGCACACCTGCCCATCATTTGTTTATTACCGGTAAGGATCGGGATTGGCAGTTGTGGGTGAGGGAGGGAGAAAAGGCCATTCCCCTCAAAATTGTAATCACTTACAAAGATCAACCAAGTCAGCCTCAATACACAGCGATTTTTTCTAACTGGAACTCTAATCCTACGATTCCTAAAAACTCATTTTCCTTTGTTGCACCTCCGGACGCAGGTCAGATTAATTTTCTCCAGATTGATCATACAAACGATTTACCAAAGAAGTAA
- a CDS encoding DUF6515 family protein has protein sequence MKHPILSICLTLIFGITLSPYDFAFARGGGGRGGGGGRSGGSPGGGARFSGGGNTRVNLQNQGNVSNFNRPTNSNLQNRNIQNSGNVNRNIQNSGNVNRNIQNSGNVNRNIQNSGNVNRNISGNTVNVNRNINRDQNWYAGGCRSNCWGAGGGWYGRGYYTPPGWGLAAFGTSLAIGAALSTPPPNYSTLVVGGSEYLYSDGIYVQPNGSSYIVTAPPEGAVVSYLPDGCTATNSNGTQLFECSGVIYQPFYQNGDVVYQVVNS, from the coding sequence ATGAAACACCCAATCTTATCCATTTGCCTGACATTAATTTTTGGCATTACTCTATCTCCCTATGATTTTGCCTTTGCTCGCGGTGGCGGTGGGCGTGGCGGTGGCGGTGGGCGTAGCGGTGGATCTCCTGGTGGCGGGGCTCGTTTTAGTGGTGGGGGAAATACGAGGGTGAATTTGCAAAATCAAGGTAATGTTAGCAATTTTAACCGACCCACAAATTCTAATTTACAAAATCGCAATATTCAGAATTCAGGAAATGTTAACCGCAATATTCAGAATTCAGGAAATGTTAACCGCAATATTCAGAATTCAGGAAATGTTAACCGCAATATTCAGAATTCAGGAAATGTTAACCGCAATATATCGGGTAACACGGTTAATGTTAATAGAAATATTAATCGTGATCAAAACTGGTATGCAGGGGGATGTCGCTCCAATTGCTGGGGAGCTGGGGGTGGCTGGTATGGGCGAGGATACTATACTCCCCCTGGATGGGGATTGGCTGCCTTTGGCACAAGTTTGGCAATTGGAGCTGCGCTGAGTACTCCCCCCCCCAATTACAGCACCCTAGTTGTCGGGGGGTCAGAATATTTATATTCAGATGGAATTTATGTGCAGCCCAACGGTAGTTCCTATATTGTCACTGCCCCTCCCGAGGGAGCGGTGGTTAGCTATCTGCCCGATGGTTGCACTGCGACCAACAGCAATGGGACTCAACTGTTTGAGTGTAGTGGGGTGATTTATCAGCCTTTCTATCAAAATGGTGATGTGGTTTACCAGGTTGTGAATTCATAG
- a CDS encoding MFS transporter — MSPQLRRNLLVLFAAGLFFWSSLASLLPTLPLYVQAIGGSNHDIGLVMGSFAIGLLLSRRWLGQMADRRGRKIVMLIGMAAVAIAPLGYLLIQFIPLLMVVRAFHGLSIAAFAMAYAALVTDLAPDEHRGEIIGYMSLVNPVGVAFGPAMGGFLQEWLGYTPLFILSSGLGLLGWICTMQIQEPRIAAIESTLPPHPSTQSPEADQFWSLLLSPRLRIPTLVMLLIGLAFGVLSTFVPLYIKESQVALNPGLFYAAAAIASFGVRVLTGQASDHYGRGLFITMSLGFYTLAMSILSLATEAEMFLLAGVMEGMGSGILIPMVVALMSDRSFPHERGRVFSLCMGGFDLGLIIAGPALGFFAEQIGYRGLFQLAAGLSLLAVVTFLTQSSKDIPRSLRFAVGRDEDAYAIKASE, encoded by the coding sequence TTGAGTCCCCAGCTCAGACGCAATTTGCTGGTGCTGTTTGCGGCTGGGTTATTTTTTTGGTCAAGTTTAGCCTCCTTATTACCGACCCTACCGCTCTATGTGCAGGCCATTGGGGGCAGCAACCATGACATTGGTCTGGTCATGGGGTCATTTGCCATTGGTCTACTGTTGTCTCGGCGGTGGTTAGGACAGATGGCAGATCGACGGGGGCGAAAAATTGTGATGCTGATAGGCATGGCAGCCGTGGCAATCGCCCCATTGGGATATTTGTTGATTCAATTCATCCCCCTGCTGATGGTGGTGCGTGCCTTTCACGGCTTGAGCATCGCTGCCTTTGCCATGGCCTATGCTGCTTTGGTAACGGATTTGGCACCTGATGAGCATCGTGGGGAAATCATTGGTTACATGAGCTTAGTCAACCCTGTCGGTGTGGCGTTTGGCCCCGCGATGGGTGGTTTTTTGCAGGAATGGCTCGGTTACACACCGTTGTTTATCCTCTCATCGGGTTTGGGACTACTGGGTTGGATTTGTACGATGCAGATCCAAGAGCCCAGGATTGCTGCCATAGAATCGACACTGCCCCCGCATCCCTCCACCCAGTCTCCAGAGGCTGATCAGTTTTGGAGCCTACTCCTCAGTCCTCGACTGCGGATTCCGACCCTAGTCATGTTGCTCATTGGGCTGGCCTTCGGTGTGCTCAGTACCTTTGTGCCGTTGTACATCAAAGAGAGTCAGGTTGCCCTCAACCCAGGGTTGTTCTATGCCGCCGCCGCGATCGCCAGTTTTGGGGTGCGAGTACTCACCGGGCAAGCATCGGATCACTATGGTCGCGGTTTATTTATCACCATGAGCCTGGGCTTTTACACCCTAGCCATGTCAATTTTGAGTCTTGCAACCGAGGCTGAAATGTTTTTGCTGGCAGGGGTGATGGAAGGCATGGGCAGTGGCATCCTGATTCCCATGGTGGTGGCCTTGATGAGCGATCGCTCCTTCCCCCATGAACGGGGACGGGTTTTTAGCCTTTGCATGGGGGGGTTCGACCTAGGCTTAATCATTGCAGGGCCTGCCCTGGGATTCTTTGCCGAACAGATTGGCTACCGGGGATTGTTTCAATTGGCCGCAGGTTTGTCCCTGCTGGCGGTTGTAACCTTCTTAACCCAGTCCAGCAAAGATATCCCACGTTCCCTCCGATTTGCAGTGGGGAGGGATGAAGATGCCTATGCAATTAAAGCTTCTGAATGA